One genomic window of Eggerthella timonensis includes the following:
- the atpG gene encoding ATP synthase F1 subunit gamma: MPNLHDIERRISSVSSTKQITRTMEMVSAAKIRRAGERVAAATPYADSMVEMLANVAKRVGGSENALLRKHDEVKNVLFVVVVSDRGLAGGFNSNVLRHVERLMKEKQAAGATTQVVACGKKAVGYFTYRKVEPVLAYSDLSADPTVEEAASVAAYAIDGYENGTIDEVVVIYNHAKNAAEQVLREELVLPVDTAALEAELAGAGVAETQGDPKLEGDVIFEPSADAVLDRLLPAYVRTTLYHALIDSAAAEQGARRNAMMSATDNATEMVETLTRLYNRVRQGAITTEISEIVGGAAALED, translated from the coding sequence ATGCCCAACCTTCACGACATAGAACGGCGTATCAGCTCCGTCTCTTCGACGAAGCAGATCACGCGCACCATGGAAATGGTGTCGGCTGCGAAGATCCGCCGCGCTGGAGAGCGCGTGGCGGCCGCAACGCCGTACGCCGACTCCATGGTCGAAATGTTGGCCAACGTTGCCAAGCGTGTAGGTGGCTCCGAAAACGCGCTGTTGCGCAAGCATGACGAAGTGAAGAACGTGCTCTTCGTCGTGGTTGTGTCCGACCGCGGCCTCGCCGGCGGTTTCAACAGCAACGTGCTGCGGCACGTCGAGCGTCTCATGAAGGAAAAGCAGGCTGCGGGCGCCACCACCCAGGTGGTCGCCTGCGGCAAGAAGGCCGTCGGGTACTTCACCTACCGCAAGGTGGAGCCGGTGCTCGCTTACTCGGACCTTTCTGCCGATCCGACGGTGGAGGAGGCCGCGTCCGTTGCGGCCTACGCCATCGATGGCTACGAGAACGGCACGATCGACGAGGTGGTTGTGATCTACAACCATGCGAAGAACGCTGCCGAGCAGGTGCTTCGCGAGGAGCTCGTGCTGCCCGTCGACACGGCTGCGCTCGAGGCTGAGCTCGCCGGCGCCGGCGTGGCGGAGACGCAAGGCGATCCGAAGCTTGAGGGCGACGTGATCTTCGAGCCGAGCGCCGACGCCGTGCTCGACCGCTTGCTGCCGGCCTACGTGCGTACGACGCTGTACCATGCGCTCATCGACTCGGCAGCCGCCGAGCAGGGCGCGCGCCGTAACGCCATGATGTCGGCTACGGACAACGCTACCGAAATGGTCGAAACGTTGACTAGATTGTATAACCGCGTACGCCAGGGCGCTATCACGACGGAGATTTCCGAGATCGTCGGTGGCGCAGCGGCTTTGGAGGATTAA
- the atpD gene encoding F0F1 ATP synthase subunit beta, translating into MAEQMLTKEEIEASKGATGRIVRIVGPVVDVEFPPDQLPAIYNALTVDAKTLAGDLHLVLEVETHLPGNLVRSVSMSSTDGLVRGLEVVDTGHPIMMPVGPETLGRIWNVIGEPVDEKPMPEVKGYMPIHRPAPDYDELSTTTEIFETGIKAIDLVEPFVKGGKTGLFGGAGVGKTVIIQELINNLAQEHGGTSVFTGVGERTREGTDLYLEMSDSGVINKTCLVYGQMNEPPGARLRVGLAGLTEAEYFRDQGQDVLLFVDNIFRFTQAGSEVSALLGRMPSAVGYQPTLATEMGDLQERITSTTTGSITSVQAVYVPADDLTDPAPATTFTHLDAKTVLSRSISELGIYPAVDPLESTSRALDPQIVGDEHYRVAVGIQELLQNYKDLQDIIAILGMDELSEDQKKIVNRARKAQQFFGQCFHVAEQFTGLPGKYVKLEDTIRSFAAILDGECDEIPEQCFRMKGSIEDVYAAYEEMKKAS; encoded by the coding sequence ATGGCTGAACAAATGCTTACGAAGGAGGAGATCGAGGCCAGCAAGGGCGCAACCGGTCGCATCGTGCGTATCGTCGGTCCTGTTGTTGACGTCGAGTTTCCCCCTGATCAGCTGCCGGCGATTTACAATGCGCTGACAGTTGATGCGAAGACCCTGGCGGGCGACTTGCACCTCGTGCTCGAGGTCGAGACGCACCTGCCGGGCAACCTTGTGCGCTCGGTGTCCATGAGCTCGACCGACGGCCTCGTCCGCGGTCTCGAGGTCGTCGACACGGGCCACCCGATCATGATGCCCGTGGGTCCCGAGACCCTGGGCCGCATCTGGAACGTCATCGGCGAGCCCGTCGACGAGAAGCCGATGCCCGAGGTGAAGGGCTACATGCCCATCCACCGACCGGCTCCGGACTACGACGAGCTGTCCACGACGACCGAGATCTTCGAGACCGGCATCAAGGCCATCGACCTCGTCGAGCCCTTCGTCAAGGGCGGCAAGACGGGTCTGTTCGGCGGCGCCGGCGTCGGCAAGACCGTTATCATCCAGGAGCTCATCAACAACCTGGCCCAGGAGCACGGCGGCACGTCGGTGTTCACGGGCGTGGGCGAGCGTACCCGCGAGGGCACCGACCTCTACCTTGAGATGAGCGACTCGGGCGTTATCAACAAGACCTGCCTCGTGTACGGTCAGATGAACGAGCCTCCGGGAGCGCGTCTGCGCGTCGGCCTGGCGGGCCTCACCGAGGCGGAGTACTTCCGCGATCAGGGCCAGGACGTGCTCTTGTTCGTGGACAACATCTTCCGCTTCACGCAGGCCGGCTCCGAGGTGTCCGCTCTGCTCGGCCGTATGCCGTCCGCCGTGGGTTACCAGCCGACGCTGGCCACCGAGATGGGCGACCTGCAGGAGCGCATCACGTCGACGACCACCGGCTCCATCACGTCGGTGCAGGCCGTGTACGTGCCCGCCGACGACTTGACCGACCCCGCGCCGGCCACGACGTTCACGCACCTCGACGCGAAGACGGTTCTGTCCCGTTCGATCTCCGAGCTGGGCATCTACCCGGCCGTCGACCCGCTGGAGTCCACCTCCCGCGCGCTCGATCCGCAGATCGTCGGCGACGAGCACTATCGCGTGGCCGTGGGCATCCAGGAGCTGCTGCAGAACTACAAGGACCTGCAGGACATCATCGCCATCCTCGGCATGGACGAGCTTTCCGAGGACCAGAAGAAGATCGTGAACCGTGCCCGCAAGGCGCAGCAGTTCTTCGGCCAGTGCTTCCACGTGGCCGAGCAGTTCACGGGCCTGCCGGGCAAGTACGTCAAGCTTGAGGACACCATCCGCTCCTTCGCCGCCATTCTCGACGGCGAGTGCGACGAGATCCCCGAGCAGTGCTTCCGCATGAAGGGCTCCATCGAGGACGTCTACGCTGCGTATGAAGAGATGAAGAAGGCTTCATAA
- the atpF gene encoding F0F1 ATP synthase subunit B, protein MKAKAKETSARIGLAALAGAGMTFAFPALAFAAEEESSGGLSAILPDMAEFIPMLVIFILLWIVLAKFGWPKFEAMLEKREMTIKDSLEKSEQARVESERVLEEYKRQLEDAKAQAAQIVADAKKTGEAVKADITDKAQSEATAMIDKAHNAIEAEKKAAISELQGSVADLSVAVASRLIGEDLGDAEHRKIIERYVNEAGSFNAN, encoded by the coding sequence GTGAAAGCTAAAGCGAAAGAAACATCGGCCCGCATCGGGCTTGCCGCGCTTGCCGGCGCCGGCATGACGTTTGCTTTCCCTGCGCTCGCGTTCGCGGCTGAAGAAGAGTCATCGGGCGGCCTGAGCGCCATCCTGCCCGACATGGCGGAGTTCATCCCCATGCTCGTGATCTTCATCCTGCTTTGGATCGTTCTGGCCAAGTTCGGTTGGCCGAAGTTCGAGGCCATGCTGGAGAAGCGCGAGATGACCATCAAGGATTCTCTTGAGAAGTCCGAGCAGGCTCGCGTCGAAAGCGAGCGCGTGCTTGAGGAATACAAACGCCAGTTGGAAGATGCCAAGGCCCAGGCCGCCCAGATCGTCGCCGACGCGAAGAAGACGGGCGAGGCCGTGAAGGCCGACATCACCGACAAGGCGCAGTCCGAGGCCACCGCGATGATCGACAAGGCGCACAACGCCATCGAAGCGGAGAAGAAGGCTGCCATCTCCGAGCTCCAGGGCTCGGTTGCCGACCTGTCCGTCGCCGTTGCGTCCCGCCTGATCGGCGAGGATCTGGGCGACGCCGAACACCGCAAGATCATCGAGCGCTACGTGAACGAGGCGGGCAGTTTCAATGCCAACTAA
- the atpH gene encoding ATP synthase F1 subunit delta, whose amino-acid sequence MPTNRQILKEKVATYASVLLDGAYEAGGQDAVLEVRDQAERIMRIARSNMDLSDALEDSSYTPEQRGQLVRNLFASCNPVLIDVLAVMAERGDFALLSRVWASYGEQLEQKLNVTVVDVTTVVDLDDHLREVITKKAEADLGTKVVLREHIDKSLLGGILMSANGKRIDASVLSQLESARNVLKLSTDGGEC is encoded by the coding sequence ATGCCAACTAACCGCCAAATTCTCAAAGAGAAGGTCGCGACGTATGCGTCCGTTCTTCTGGACGGCGCATACGAAGCAGGCGGTCAGGACGCCGTGCTCGAGGTCCGCGACCAGGCCGAGCGCATCATGCGCATCGCACGTTCGAACATGGATCTCTCCGACGCCTTGGAGGACAGCTCCTATACGCCCGAGCAGAGGGGTCAGCTGGTGCGCAACCTGTTCGCATCATGCAACCCCGTCCTCATCGACGTTCTGGCCGTCATGGCCGAGCGCGGGGACTTCGCGTTGCTGTCGCGCGTATGGGCCAGCTATGGAGAACAGCTCGAACAGAAGCTGAACGTCACCGTCGTCGACGTCACGACCGTCGTCGACCTGGACGATCATCTGCGCGAGGTCATTACGAAGAAAGCTGAGGCCGATCTGGGGACGAAGGTCGTGTTGCGCGAGCACATCGACAAGTCCCTGCTCGGCGGCATATTGATGAGTGCCAACGGCAAGCGAATCGACGCCAGCGTCCTGTCGCAGTTGGAAAGCGCTCGCAACGTGCTCAAACTATCAACAGATGGAGGTGAATGCTAG
- the atpE gene encoding ATP synthase F0 subunit C, with product MEITLALAALKLVGYGLSTIGPGLGIGIACYGCCVATARQPELQGRLFTNFIIGAALAEALGLIGFVLTFIV from the coding sequence GTGGAAATTACACTCGCTCTTGCGGCTTTGAAGCTCGTGGGCTACGGCCTGTCGACCATCGGCCCTGGCCTGGGCATCGGCATCGCCTGCTACGGCTGCTGCGTTGCGACCGCTCGCCAGCCCGAACTGCAGGGTCGTCTGTTCACGAACTTCATCATCGGTGCCGCTCTCGCCGAGGCTCTGGGCCTCATCGGCTTCGTGCTTACCTTCATCGTGTAA
- the atpA gene encoding F0F1 ATP synthase subunit alpha produces the protein MLVTEITAQSIDDALRKQLDALNTSVESREVGTVIQVGDGIARVDGLKDAMAGELLEFVGSNGQTVYGMAQNLEEDEVGAVLLGDVTAIKENDQVKTTGRIVEIPSGKEMLGRVVNPLGMPIDGKGPIKADGMRPVEFKAPGVIQRQPVEEPMQTGILAIDSMIPIGRGQRELIIGDRQTGKTSIAVDAIINQKGKDMICIYVAIGQKASTVAGLVETLEKHGAMEYTIIVNASASDSAPLQYIAPMAGAAIGEYFMYNGEDGQPATAENPGRHVLCIYDDLSKQAVAYRQMSLTLRRPPGREAYPGDIFYLHSRLLERAVKMSDEYGAGSLTALPMIETQAGDVSAYIPTNVISITDGQIFLSTDLFFQGQRPAVNVGISVSRVGGSAQVKAMKQVAGTLRLDLASYRELQAFTQFGSDLDKATQDQLNRGAHMTELLKQGRYVPMPVMDQAISIYAGAHGYLDDIPVSDVVRFRGELLDFIHASKPEVVEALEKAQKFTDTIETDLNAAIEAFKLQFSPSAS, from the coding sequence ATGCTAGTGACTGAAATCACCGCACAGTCTATTGACGATGCACTGCGCAAGCAGCTCGATGCGCTCAATACGAGCGTCGAATCTCGCGAAGTCGGAACCGTCATCCAGGTCGGCGACGGCATCGCGCGCGTCGACGGCCTCAAAGACGCCATGGCGGGCGAGCTCCTCGAGTTCGTGGGTTCCAACGGCCAGACCGTCTACGGTATGGCCCAGAACCTCGAAGAGGACGAAGTCGGCGCCGTGCTGCTTGGTGACGTCACCGCAATCAAGGAAAACGACCAGGTGAAGACCACCGGTCGTATCGTGGAGATCCCTTCGGGCAAAGAGATGCTCGGCCGCGTGGTGAACCCGCTCGGCATGCCGATCGACGGCAAGGGCCCCATCAAGGCCGACGGCATGCGCCCGGTGGAGTTCAAGGCCCCCGGCGTCATCCAGCGCCAGCCCGTCGAGGAGCCGATGCAGACCGGCATCCTGGCCATCGACTCGATGATCCCCATCGGCCGCGGCCAGCGCGAGCTGATCATCGGCGACCGCCAGACCGGCAAGACGTCCATCGCGGTTGATGCCATCATCAACCAAAAGGGCAAAGACATGATCTGCATCTACGTCGCCATCGGCCAGAAGGCATCCACGGTTGCCGGCCTGGTGGAGACGCTGGAGAAGCACGGCGCGATGGAGTACACGATCATCGTGAACGCCTCCGCGTCCGACTCCGCCCCGCTGCAGTACATCGCCCCGATGGCGGGTGCCGCGATCGGCGAGTACTTCATGTACAACGGCGAGGACGGCCAGCCGGCCACGGCCGAGAACCCGGGCCGCCACGTGCTGTGCATCTACGACGACCTGTCCAAGCAGGCCGTGGCGTACCGCCAGATGTCGCTGACGCTGCGCCGCCCGCCGGGACGCGAGGCGTACCCGGGCGACATCTTCTACCTGCACTCCCGCTTGCTGGAGCGCGCGGTCAAGATGTCCGACGAGTACGGCGCGGGCTCGCTCACGGCGCTGCCCATGATCGAGACGCAGGCCGGCGACGTGTCCGCCTACATCCCGACCAACGTCATTTCCATCACGGACGGTCAGATCTTCCTGTCCACCGACCTGTTCTTCCAGGGCCAGCGCCCTGCGGTCAACGTCGGCATCTCGGTGTCGCGCGTCGGCGGCTCCGCGCAGGTGAAGGCTATGAAGCAGGTTGCCGGCACGCTGCGCCTCGACCTCGCGTCCTATCGCGAGCTGCAGGCGTTCACGCAGTTCGGCAGCGACCTGGACAAGGCCACGCAGGATCAGCTGAACCGCGGCGCCCACATGACCGAGCTCTTGAAGCAGGGTCGTTACGTGCCGATGCCCGTCATGGACCAGGCCATCTCCATCTACGCTGGTGCGCATGGCTACCTTGACGACATCCCCGTGTCCGACGTCGTCCGCTTCCGCGGCGAGCTGCTCGACTTCATCCACGCTTCCAAGCCGGAGGTCGTCGAGGCGCTCGAGAAGGCGCAGAAGTTTACCGATACCATCGAAACCGACCTGAACGCTGCGATCGAAGCTTTCAAGCTGCAGTTCTCGCCCTCGGCTTCCTAA
- the atpC gene encoding ATP synthase F1 subunit epsilon, translating into MAGFMCDIVTPVAKLVSQEVELVVVPGVEGEMGFLKGHAPLVSVLADGEARVKATAAGDVARYALQGGYVEVTDNKVIILADRALPASEIDVDQVREQLAAIEEKLAGISDEEARKTTLAADKAWYEVQLHVAKAA; encoded by the coding sequence ATGGCTGGGTTCATGTGCGACATCGTGACGCCGGTGGCGAAGCTCGTCTCGCAAGAGGTTGAGCTCGTCGTCGTGCCCGGCGTCGAAGGCGAGATGGGCTTCTTGAAGGGCCATGCGCCGCTCGTGTCCGTGCTTGCCGATGGCGAGGCGCGCGTGAAGGCGACCGCCGCCGGAGATGTGGCGCGCTACGCCCTGCAGGGCGGCTACGTCGAGGTGACGGACAACAAGGTCATCATCCTGGCCGACCGCGCTCTGCCGGCGTCCGAGATCGATGTCGATCAGGTGCGCGAGCAGCTGGCCGCCATCGAGGAGAAGCTGGCCGGGATTTCCGACGAGGAGGCCCGCAAGACGACGCTCGCTGCCGACAAGGCGTGGTACGAGGTTCAGCTGCACGTGGCGAAAGCCGCGTAA